From one Bordetella genomosp. 9 genomic stretch:
- a CDS encoding Bug family tripartite tricarboxylate transporter substrate binding protein, with product MKKRALLRTAMLGLALFGAAATAGAASDYPDHPLRMIVPFTPGGGADLTARMIAEPLGKVLGQPVVVENKPGAGGTLGATQVARAAPDGYTMLYTTPGPQITNPYLMKSLPYDPRKDLVAVSKLAVVPGVLIVGKRLPVSTVADLVRYAAAHPHDVRFASAGIGSSSHLAGELFKAMAGVEIDHVPYAGTSIALRDVLGGTVEIALDSVAVYLPYIQSGAVKALGVTTPYELPMLPGVPPIAKDLPGFDAAPVNYLTVPAGTPPAVIARLNAAVVEVLQSPEVRKRMLDIGVLPESSTPQAMAALIDAEAARWKKVIETSGARLD from the coding sequence ATGAAAAAACGTGCATTGCTGCGGACCGCCATGCTGGGCCTGGCGCTTTTCGGCGCGGCGGCCACGGCCGGCGCGGCCTCGGACTACCCCGACCACCCATTGCGGATGATCGTGCCGTTCACGCCGGGCGGCGGCGCCGACCTGACCGCGCGCATGATCGCCGAGCCCCTGGGCAAGGTATTGGGGCAGCCGGTGGTGGTGGAAAACAAGCCGGGCGCCGGCGGAACACTGGGGGCCACGCAGGTGGCGCGCGCCGCGCCCGATGGCTACACCATGCTCTACACCACCCCGGGGCCGCAGATCACCAACCCCTATCTGATGAAGAGCCTGCCTTACGATCCGCGCAAGGACCTGGTGGCGGTGTCCAAGCTGGCCGTAGTGCCGGGCGTGCTGATCGTCGGCAAGCGCCTGCCGGTATCCACGGTCGCCGACCTGGTCCGGTACGCCGCCGCGCATCCGCACGACGTGCGCTTCGCCAGCGCCGGCATCGGGTCGAGCAGCCATCTGGCGGGCGAACTGTTCAAGGCCATGGCGGGCGTCGAGATCGACCATGTGCCGTATGCCGGCACCAGCATCGCCTTGCGCGACGTGCTGGGCGGCACGGTGGAAATCGCGCTGGACAGCGTGGCGGTCTACCTGCCCTATATCCAGTCCGGCGCGGTAAAGGCGCTGGGCGTCACGACGCCGTACGAACTGCCCATGCTGCCTGGCGTCCCCCCCATCGCCAAGGACCTGCCGGGCTTCGACGCGGCGCCCGTCAATTACCTGACGGTGCCCGCAGGCACCCCGCCCGCCGTCATTGCCAGGCTGAACGCCGCGGTGGTGGAAGTGCTGCAATCGCCCGAGGTGCGCAAGCGCATGCTGGATATCGGCGTGCTGCCGGAAAGCAGTACGCCACAGGCCATGGCGGCATTGATCGACGCGGAAGCCGCAAGGTGGAAGAAGGTGATCGAAACGTCGGGCGCCCGCCTGGACTGA
- the hpnE gene encoding hydroxysqualene dehydroxylase HpnE has product MRTAVVGAGWAGLAAATAMREAGCDVTVYESGHTPGGRARRVPHPPHDGAAAFDGPLDNGQHILLGAYADTLALMRRLGRDPDDLFLRLPLCLASLDGSFRLAAPRLPAPWHAAVALLRARGLSWSDRLASLRLMRALRAAGWRVPPGETVGGLMQRHGQPRGAVRLLWEPLCLAALNTPVAQACAQLYAHVLRDSLGGPRAATDLLLPRVDLSALWPDAAADRCRMRYGHSVRAVTPAAGGIDIDGERYDATVVAVPPHSAARLFAGGPARELAVGLDALPHAPIATLNLKLHAPWRLPHPMMMLADAPARGHHGQWIFDRTALSGRARGELHGGMPAPGGADIPGDVHAPGGADITIVVSAAMALAGQDRQAATEALVAQVREQAERAGLPPMPAVAGSALLIDRRATFLANPGLRRPGQRTPWPRLALAGDWTDTGYPGVLEGAIRSGQAAAAVILEQPRR; this is encoded by the coding sequence ATGAGAACCGCCGTGGTCGGCGCGGGCTGGGCGGGCCTGGCGGCGGCGACGGCCATGCGCGAGGCCGGCTGCGACGTCACCGTCTACGAAAGCGGCCATACGCCCGGCGGCCGCGCGCGTCGCGTGCCCCATCCGCCACACGACGGCGCGGCGGCCTTCGACGGGCCGCTGGATAACGGCCAGCACATCCTGCTGGGCGCCTATGCCGATACGCTGGCGCTGATGCGCCGCCTGGGCCGCGACCCGGACGACTTGTTCCTGCGCCTGCCCTTGTGCCTGGCTTCCCTGGACGGCAGCTTCCGCCTGGCCGCGCCGCGGCTGCCGGCGCCCTGGCACGCCGCCGTCGCGCTGCTGCGCGCGCGCGGACTGTCCTGGAGCGACCGGCTTGCCAGCCTGCGGCTGATGCGGGCGTTGCGTGCCGCGGGCTGGCGGGTGCCGCCGGGCGAGACCGTCGGCGGCCTGATGCAGCGCCACGGCCAGCCGCGCGGGGCCGTGCGCCTATTGTGGGAACCGCTATGCCTGGCCGCGCTCAACACCCCCGTGGCGCAGGCCTGCGCCCAGCTCTATGCCCATGTCCTGCGCGACAGCCTGGGCGGGCCGCGGGCGGCGACGGACCTGCTGCTGCCACGCGTGGACCTGTCGGCGCTCTGGCCGGACGCCGCCGCCGATCGCTGCCGGATGCGCTATGGGCATAGCGTGCGGGCGGTGACGCCCGCCGCCGGCGGCATCGACATCGATGGCGAGCGCTATGACGCGACCGTGGTCGCGGTGCCGCCACACTCGGCCGCGCGGCTGTTCGCGGGCGGGCCGGCGCGGGAACTGGCCGTCGGGCTGGACGCCCTGCCGCACGCGCCCATCGCCACGCTCAACCTGAAGCTGCATGCGCCGTGGCGCCTGCCGCATCCCATGATGATGCTGGCCGACGCACCGGCGCGCGGCCACCATGGGCAGTGGATCTTCGATCGGACGGCGCTGTCCGGGCGAGCTCGCGGTGAGCTTCACGGTGGCATGCCGGCGCCGGGTGGCGCAGACATCCCCGGAGACGTGCACGCGCCGGGCGGCGCCGATATCACGATCGTCGTCAGCGCCGCCATGGCGCTTGCCGGACAGGACAGGCAGGCCGCCACGGAAGCCCTGGTCGCTCAGGTCCGGGAACAAGCCGAGCGCGCCGGCCTGCCGCCGATGCCTGCCGTCGCGGGGTCCGCCCTGCTGATCGACAGGCGCGCCACCTTCCTGGCCAACCCGGGCTTGCGGCGCCCCGGGCAGCGCACGCCGTGGCCCCGGTTGGCGCTGGCGGGCGACTGGACGGACACCGGCTATCCCGGCGTGCTGGAAGGCGCCATCCGCAGCGGCCAGGCCGCCGCGGCGGTCATCCTGGAACAGCCGCGCCGCTAA
- the hpnC gene encoding squalene synthase HpnC — protein MAVDHYENFPVASLLLPRRLRAPVRDIYRFARSADDIADEGSADDAQRLAQLEAYRTELHRIAQGKPGARPVADPGLGAIFDPLAATIASHQLPITPFYDLLSAFEQDVQVKRYADEPALLDYCARSANPVGRLMLHLYGAADAANVRDADAICTGLQLVNFWQDVHIDWRKDRVYLPQDALRRHGVTEQDIATCKLTPAWESLMRDMTDRTRALLHSGAPLARRLPGRIGLELRLVVQGGLRILERIERARYDVFMNRPELGARDWGVMMWRAFS, from the coding sequence ATGGCCGTCGATCACTACGAAAACTTCCCCGTCGCTTCGCTGCTGCTGCCGCGCCGCCTGCGCGCGCCGGTGCGCGACATCTACCGCTTCGCGCGCAGCGCCGACGACATTGCCGATGAAGGCAGCGCCGACGACGCGCAGCGCCTGGCGCAGCTGGAAGCCTATCGCACGGAATTGCACCGCATCGCGCAGGGCAAGCCGGGCGCGCGTCCGGTGGCCGATCCCGGTCTGGGCGCGATCTTCGATCCGCTGGCGGCGACCATCGCCAGCCACCAGTTGCCCATCACGCCGTTCTATGACCTGCTGTCCGCCTTCGAACAGGACGTGCAGGTCAAGCGCTACGCCGATGAGCCCGCGCTGCTGGACTATTGCGCGCGCTCGGCCAATCCGGTGGGCCGCCTGATGCTGCACCTGTACGGCGCCGCCGACGCCGCCAACGTCCGCGACGCGGACGCGATCTGCACCGGACTGCAGCTGGTGAATTTCTGGCAGGACGTGCACATCGACTGGCGCAAGGACAGGGTCTATCTGCCGCAGGACGCGCTGCGCCGCCATGGCGTGACCGAGCAGGACATCGCCACCTGCAAGCTGACGCCGGCCTGGGAGTCGCTGATGCGCGACATGACGGACCGCACGCGCGCGCTGTTACACTCCGGCGCTCCGCTGGCCCGCCGGCTGCCCGGCCGCATCGGCCTGGAGCTGCGCCTGGTCGTGCAAGGCGGACTGCGTATACTGGAACGCATCGAGCGCGCGCGCTACGACGTGTTCATGAATCGCCCGGAACTGGGCGCGAGGGATTGGGGCGTCATGATGTGGCGCGCTTTCAGCTGA
- the hpnD gene encoding presqualene diphosphate synthase HpnD: MTPDEYCQDKAAKSGSSFYYAFLFLPPERRRAITALYAFGREVDDVVDEATDASVARIKLAWWRTEIDRLFGGAPEHPVTRALQPHLQAYGISRDRMLAVVDGMEMDLDQTRYLDWPGLRKYCWHVAGVIGEMSASIFGYTDPSTLVYAEKLGLAFQMTNIIRDVGDDARRGRIYLPIEDLQRFEVKAADILNGRYSPNFSALMAFQAQRTRELYKESMSALPEADRRAQRPGLMMAAIYHALLDEIERDDWQVLHQRISLTPLRKLLLAWRTWVGGGRGLVRRLSR; the protein is encoded by the coding sequence ATGACTCCCGACGAATATTGCCAGGACAAGGCCGCCAAGAGCGGCTCCAGCTTCTACTACGCCTTCCTGTTCCTGCCGCCCGAACGGCGGCGCGCGATCACGGCCCTCTACGCCTTCGGCCGCGAAGTCGACGACGTGGTGGATGAAGCCACCGACGCATCGGTGGCGCGCATCAAGCTGGCGTGGTGGCGTACCGAGATCGACCGCCTCTTCGGCGGCGCGCCCGAGCATCCCGTGACGCGCGCGCTGCAGCCGCATCTGCAGGCCTACGGCATATCGCGCGACCGCATGCTGGCGGTGGTCGACGGCATGGAGATGGACCTGGACCAGACGCGTTACCTGGACTGGCCGGGCTTGCGCAAGTACTGCTGGCACGTGGCCGGCGTCATCGGCGAGATGTCGGCGTCCATCTTCGGCTACACCGATCCGTCCACGCTGGTCTATGCCGAAAAGCTGGGACTGGCGTTCCAGATGACCAACATCATCCGCGACGTCGGCGACGATGCGCGGCGCGGCCGCATCTATTTGCCCATCGAGGACCTGCAGCGCTTCGAGGTCAAGGCGGCGGATATCCTGAACGGCCGCTATTCCCCCAACTTCAGCGCCTTGATGGCCTTCCAGGCCCAGCGCACGCGCGAGCTCTACAAGGAATCCATGTCGGCGCTGCCCGAGGCCGACCGGCGCGCGCAGCGGCCCGGCCTGATGATGGCGGCGATCTACCATGCCCTGCTCGATGAAATCGAGCGCGACGACTGGCAGGTGCTGCACCAGCGCATATCGTTGACGCCGCTGCGCAAGCTGCTGCTGGCGTGGCGCACCTGGGTGGGCGGCGGGCGCGGGCTGGTGCGCCGCCTGTCGCGATGA
- a CDS encoding enoyl-CoA hydratase/isomerase family protein: protein MSMPEALTGPYTALDVTVDDGVAVILLANPPVNALSTQMMNELTWLLDRISETPEVRAVLLSGQGKNFCAGADLKNRASTIQGPGDLPQHSRRTRECFHAIRECAKPVVCAINGPALGAGLAIVASCDILVAASTATVGLPEINVGLLGGGRHGMRLFGHSRLRRMMLTGLRVDGDELYRLGVVEAAVPAESLMDEAMALARELASKSPLASILAKQTLNAIEDMSLRDGYRYEQDMTAAIARTEDAQEARRAFLEKRAPVFKGR, encoded by the coding sequence ATGAGCATGCCCGAAGCCCTGACCGGTCCCTACACCGCCCTGGACGTGACCGTCGACGACGGCGTCGCCGTCATCCTGCTGGCCAATCCGCCGGTGAACGCGCTGTCCACGCAGATGATGAACGAACTGACGTGGCTGCTGGACCGCATCTCCGAAACGCCTGAGGTGCGCGCGGTGTTGCTGTCCGGACAGGGCAAGAATTTCTGCGCGGGCGCCGACCTGAAGAATCGCGCCAGCACGATCCAGGGTCCGGGCGACCTGCCGCAGCATTCGCGCCGCACCCGTGAATGCTTTCACGCCATACGCGAATGCGCCAAGCCGGTGGTGTGCGCCATCAATGGCCCGGCCCTGGGCGCGGGCCTGGCCATCGTGGCGTCCTGCGACATCCTGGTCGCGGCGTCGACCGCCACGGTCGGCTTGCCGGAAATCAACGTGGGCTTGTTGGGCGGCGGGCGGCACGGCATGCGCCTATTCGGCCATTCGCGCCTGCGGCGCATGATGCTGACCGGCTTGCGCGTCGATGGCGACGAGCTCTATCGCCTGGGCGTGGTCGAGGCCGCCGTGCCGGCGGAGTCCCTGATGGACGAAGCGATGGCCCTGGCGCGCGAACTGGCTTCCAAGAGTCCGCTGGCGTCGATATTGGCCAAGCAGACCCTGAACGCCATCGAGGACATGAGCCTGCGCGACGGCTACCGCTACGAACAGGACATGACCGCGGCGATCGCCCGCACCGAAGATGCGCAGGAAGCGCGCCGTGCGTTCCTGGAAAAGCGCGCCCCGGTGTTCAAGGGCCGCTAG
- the crcB gene encoding fluoride efflux transporter CrcB, with protein MFTYGNILAVGVGAALGAWLRWVLGLFFNAGTWPWGTMAANLVGGYLIGVMVALVAGHPEWPAWIRLICITGFLGGLTTFSTFSAETVGFVERGAYGTALLYAGASLAGSLLLTAAGLYTVRSLA; from the coding sequence ATGTTCACTTACGGGAATATTCTTGCCGTCGGCGTCGGCGCCGCCCTGGGCGCCTGGCTGCGCTGGGTGCTGGGCCTGTTCTTCAACGCCGGGACCTGGCCCTGGGGAACGATGGCGGCGAATCTGGTGGGCGGCTATCTGATCGGCGTCATGGTCGCCCTGGTCGCCGGGCATCCCGAGTGGCCCGCGTGGATACGCCTGATCTGCATCACCGGCTTCCTGGGCGGCCTCACCACGTTTTCGACGTTTTCCGCGGAAACCGTGGGCTTCGTGGAAAGAGGCGCCTACGGTACCGCGCTACTGTACGCGGGCGCCAGCCTGGCGGGTTCGCTACTGCTGACGGCGGCGGGGCTGTATACGGTGCGTAGCCTGGCCTGA
- a CDS encoding CaiB/BaiF CoA transferase family protein — translation MKGPLDGVKVLDLSRVFSGPWAGQMLADFGADVIKVERPGRGDDVRHQGYPMPVDGPVPAAPPRETSSFVAMNRGKRSLTIDIAHPRGQELLRRLALDADIVIENFKAGDLRRHGLDYAALAALNPRLVYCSITGFGQDGPYSRLPGYDPIFQSMSGLMSVTGIPDGEPGAGPVKVGYSVSDLTAGFYAVCAILAALRHRDQVSGLGQHIDLALLDAQIAAMSHIGMNYLANGQQPPRTGTSSAITAPFRAYACKDGHLMVAVGNDSQFTSFCDAIGLPALAHDPRFATNPLRAAAQAELSALIEPALRARTVADWNAALARAKVPCGPIYTMDQVFEDPQVRHRRVLGRMAHPGLGSMPYIRNPIHFSGTPIQEGLPPPMLGEHTDAVLAGELGLSASDIAALRAEGVV, via the coding sequence ATGAAAGGGCCGCTCGATGGCGTGAAAGTGCTGGACCTCAGCCGCGTGTTCTCGGGCCCCTGGGCGGGCCAGATGCTGGCGGATTTTGGCGCCGACGTCATCAAGGTCGAACGGCCCGGGCGCGGCGACGACGTGCGCCACCAGGGCTATCCGATGCCGGTCGATGGTCCCGTGCCGGCCGCGCCGCCGCGCGAGACATCGTCTTTCGTGGCGATGAACCGCGGCAAGCGTTCATTGACCATCGACATCGCGCATCCGCGCGGCCAGGAACTGTTGCGCCGGCTGGCGCTGGACGCCGACATCGTGATCGAGAACTTCAAGGCCGGCGACCTGCGGCGCCATGGCCTGGACTACGCGGCCCTGGCGGCGCTGAATCCGCGGCTGGTGTATTGCTCCATCACCGGGTTCGGCCAGGACGGTCCTTACAGCCGTCTGCCGGGCTACGACCCGATATTCCAGTCCATGAGCGGACTGATGAGCGTGACCGGCATTCCCGATGGCGAACCTGGCGCCGGCCCGGTCAAGGTCGGCTATTCGGTCTCGGACCTGACCGCCGGCTTCTACGCGGTCTGCGCCATCCTGGCCGCCCTGCGCCACCGCGACCAGGTTTCCGGCCTGGGCCAGCATATCGACCTGGCGCTGCTGGATGCGCAGATCGCCGCCATGTCCCACATCGGCATGAACTACCTGGCCAACGGCCAGCAGCCGCCGCGCACGGGAACGTCCTCGGCCATCACCGCGCCGTTTCGAGCCTACGCCTGCAAGGATGGCCACCTGATGGTGGCGGTGGGCAATGACTCGCAGTTCACATCCTTCTGCGACGCCATCGGCCTGCCGGCCCTGGCGCATGACCCGCGCTTCGCCACCAATCCGCTGCGCGCGGCGGCGCAGGCGGAGCTTTCCGCGCTGATCGAGCCGGCGTTGCGCGCGCGCACGGTCGCCGACTGGAACGCCGCCCTGGCGCGCGCCAAAGTGCCCTGCGGTCCGATCTACACGATGGATCAGGTCTTCGAAGACCCGCAGGTCCGGCACCGGCGCGTGCTGGGACGCATGGCGCACCCCGGCCTGGGCAGCATGCCGTACATCCGCAATCCCATTCATTTTTCCGGTACGCCCATCCAGGAAGGCCTG
- the alr gene encoding alanine racemase, whose protein sequence is MPRPISVTISVSALAHNLAVVRRHLQQAAAAASTADGTPWMAPSVWAVIKAHGYGHGTAQGVQGFARADGLAMLDLAEAIECRESGWAGPILLLEGLFEPADLDLADRYRLSTVVHCREQLDMLAHARPDHPLDVYVKLNSGMNRLGFAPDAYRAAHARALELSRLGILRNVGRMTHFASADAPAGVAAPMAVFERVAGDLPGPVSVSNSAATLRDPRIALARPGEESWVRPGICLYGASPFADADAASFGLKPAMSLRSRIIATQDLRAGDAVGYSALFTADAPMRIGVVACGYADGYPRHAGTGTPVVVAGTRTRVLGRVSMDMLAVDLTPVPGAGIGAPVSLWGADGPSVDEVAQAAGTIGYELLCALAQRVPVRTIA, encoded by the coding sequence ATGCCAAGACCGATTTCCGTCACCATCTCCGTTTCCGCGCTCGCGCACAATCTTGCCGTCGTCCGCCGTCATCTGCAGCAGGCCGCCGCCGCGGCATCCACGGCGGACGGCACGCCATGGATGGCGCCGTCCGTCTGGGCGGTCATCAAGGCGCACGGCTACGGCCACGGCACGGCGCAGGGCGTACAGGGCTTTGCGCGGGCGGATGGCCTTGCCATGCTGGACCTGGCGGAAGCGATCGAGTGCCGCGAGTCCGGCTGGGCCGGTCCCATCCTGCTGCTGGAAGGCCTGTTCGAACCGGCGGACCTGGATCTGGCCGATCGCTACCGCCTGTCGACGGTGGTGCATTGCCGTGAACAGCTGGACATGCTGGCACATGCCCGGCCGGATCATCCCCTGGACGTCTATGTGAAACTCAACAGCGGCATGAATCGCCTGGGTTTCGCGCCCGACGCCTATCGCGCCGCCCATGCGCGCGCGCTCGAGCTGTCCAGACTGGGCATCCTGCGCAACGTCGGTCGCATGACCCATTTCGCCAGTGCCGACGCGCCCGCCGGCGTGGCGGCGCCCATGGCGGTTTTCGAGCGTGTCGCGGGCGACCTGCCGGGGCCCGTCAGCGTATCGAACTCCGCCGCGACGCTGCGCGATCCGCGGATCGCGCTGGCGCGGCCGGGCGAGGAAAGCTGGGTGCGGCCCGGCATCTGCCTGTACGGCGCCTCGCCTTTCGCCGACGCCGATGCCGCATCCTTCGGCCTGAAGCCCGCCATGTCGCTGCGCTCGCGCATCATCGCCACGCAGGACCTGCGCGCGGGCGACGCGGTGGGCTACAGCGCCCTGTTCACGGCGGACGCGCCCATGCGCATCGGGGTGGTCGCATGCGGGTATGCGGACGGCTATCCGCGCCATGCGGGCACGGGTACGCCCGTCGTCGTGGCCGGCACGCGCACGCGCGTGCTCGGGCGCGTGTCCATGGACATGCTGGCGGTGGACCTGACCCCCGTGCCAGGCGCCGGTATCGGCGCGCCGGTTTCACTGTGGGGCGCGGACGGCCCGTCGGTGGACGAAGTGGCGCAGGCGGCCGGCACCATCGGTTACGAGCTGCTGTGCGCGCTGGCGCAGCGCGTGCCCGTGCGCACCATCGCCTGA
- a CDS encoding CaiB/BaiF CoA transferase family protein, whose product MQPLLSNIKVLDLSRVLAGPWASQILADLGADVIKVERPGRGDDTRSWGPPFLKDESGNDTADGAYFVATNRGKRSITLDLQTPEGQDLVKALCADVDVVLENYKVGTLARLGLDYEALSKINPRLVYCSVTGFGQTGPRAAEPAYDFLIQAMGGLMSVTGERDDKPGGGPQKVGVPIVDLSTGVYAALGIVAALLRRTQTGRGEYVDVAMLDVQVGLLANQAMNFLLGKRVPRRTGTAHPNIQPQRTFHCADGDIVVVAGNDAQFVALCGVIGQPALANDERYATNGQRVRNQESLDPILDAIFAQRPRADWLDSLKKAGVPAGSINSVPEVFDDPQVVHRGMLRHLPHPVAGSVPQVMNPLRFGGAALRVDRAPPLLGEHTDEVLRGLGLDAARIQALRARKVI is encoded by the coding sequence TTGCAGCCGCTTTTATCGAATATCAAGGTGCTGGACCTGAGCCGCGTGCTGGCGGGCCCGTGGGCCAGCCAGATCCTGGCGGACCTGGGCGCCGACGTGATCAAGGTCGAACGGCCGGGCCGCGGCGACGACACGCGTTCCTGGGGACCGCCGTTCCTCAAGGACGAATCCGGCAACGACACCGCCGACGGCGCCTATTTCGTGGCGACCAACCGCGGCAAGCGCTCCATTACCCTGGACCTGCAGACGCCCGAAGGCCAGGACCTGGTCAAGGCCTTGTGCGCCGATGTGGACGTGGTGCTGGAAAACTACAAGGTCGGCACCCTGGCGCGCCTGGGGCTGGACTATGAGGCCTTGTCGAAGATCAATCCGCGCCTGGTGTATTGCTCCGTGACAGGCTTCGGCCAGACCGGCCCGCGCGCGGCGGAGCCGGCGTACGACTTCCTGATCCAGGCCATGGGCGGCCTGATGAGCGTGACCGGCGAACGCGACGACAAGCCCGGCGGCGGTCCGCAGAAGGTCGGTGTTCCCATCGTCGACCTGAGCACCGGCGTGTACGCGGCCCTGGGCATCGTTGCCGCGCTGCTGCGGCGCACGCAGACCGGGCGGGGCGAATATGTCGACGTGGCCATGCTGGACGTGCAGGTTGGCCTGCTGGCCAACCAGGCGATGAATTTCCTGCTGGGCAAGCGCGTGCCGCGCCGTACCGGCACCGCGCATCCCAACATCCAGCCGCAGCGTACGTTTCACTGCGCCGATGGCGATATCGTCGTCGTCGCCGGCAACGACGCGCAGTTCGTCGCGCTCTGCGGCGTGATCGGGCAGCCGGCGCTGGCGAACGACGAACGCTATGCCACCAACGGACAGCGCGTCAGGAACCAGGAGAGCCTGGATCCCATCCTGGACGCCATCTTCGCGCAGCGGCCGCGCGCCGACTGGCTGGACAGCCTCAAGAAGGCCGGCGTGCCCGCGGGCTCCATCAATTCCGTGCCGGAGGTCTTCGACGATCCCCAGGTCGTGCATCGCGGCATGCTGCGCCACCTGCCGCATCCGGTTGCGGGATCGGTGCCGCAGGTCATGAATCCCCTGCGCTTCGGCGGCGCGGCGCTGCGCGTGGATCGCGCGCCGCCGCTGCTGGGCGAACACACCGACGAAGTGCTGCGCGGGCTGGGCCTGGATGCCGCGCGCATCCAGGCGCTGCGCGCGCGCAAAGTGATCTGA
- a CDS encoding LysR family transcriptional regulator: MHFSLVDIEYFLAVVRHNHFGRAATACNVTQPAITKALRRLEDSVGAMLFERGAHGARLTGEGEVFHEYARRLSLQHEELAKVSADLRAHHSGLLRIGLTNPAGDSEVVRALAEMVRRRPAMRLRLVIGKSDALNMAVEAGELDVAVVPAAPGTTFSCEALTLGQDIVRVAARVGHPVFQTVQPGLAALQPYSWVMPSRESAARKAITHLHEEAGLPEPTVMVEAEYMSDAVLGIVASTDLVALAPSTSLRPWAGLIMPIPVAGLMIARRTVLLSRPGGHWSALMELLRDLLGTGRAEHP, from the coding sequence TTGCACTTTTCCCTGGTAGATATCGAGTATTTCCTGGCGGTGGTCAGGCACAACCACTTCGGCCGCGCCGCGACCGCCTGCAACGTCACGCAGCCTGCCATCACCAAGGCGCTGCGGCGGCTGGAAGATTCCGTGGGCGCCATGCTGTTCGAGCGTGGCGCCCACGGCGCCCGCCTGACCGGCGAAGGCGAGGTCTTCCACGAATACGCGCGCCGTCTCAGCCTGCAGCACGAGGAACTGGCCAAGGTATCCGCCGACCTGCGCGCCCACCATTCGGGCCTGCTGCGGATCGGGCTGACCAATCCGGCCGGCGACAGCGAGGTCGTACGCGCGCTGGCCGAAATGGTGCGCCGGCGGCCGGCGATGCGGCTGCGCCTGGTCATCGGGAAGTCCGACGCGCTGAACATGGCGGTGGAGGCCGGCGAACTGGACGTCGCGGTCGTGCCCGCCGCGCCCGGCACCACGTTCAGCTGCGAGGCCCTGACGCTGGGCCAGGACATCGTGCGCGTCGCCGCGCGCGTCGGCCACCCCGTCTTCCAAACCGTGCAACCCGGCCTGGCCGCGCTGCAGCCGTATTCCTGGGTCATGCCGAGCCGCGAGAGCGCGGCGCGCAAGGCCATTACGCACCTGCACGAAGAAGCGGGCCTGCCCGAGCCCACGGTGATGGTGGAAGCCGAATACATGTCCGACGCGGTACTGGGCATCGTGGCCAGCACGGACCTGGTCGCGCTGGCGCCCAGCACCAGCCTGCGTCCTTGGGCCGGGCTCATCATGCCCATCCCGGTGGCCGGCTTGATGATCGCCCGCCGTACCGTGTTGCTGTCCCGGCCGGGCGGCCACTGGTCCGCGCTGATGGAGCTGCTCCGGGACCTGCTTGGGACCGGCCGCGCGGAACATCCCTGA
- a CDS encoding D-2-hydroxyacid dehydrogenase family protein: protein MRIAIPDDYQDCVRSLDCFARLAGHDVAIYHDNVKDVDALAERFRDAEAIVLTRERTQVGADLLRRLPQLRLISQIGKVAPHLDVAACTAHGVAVAEGSGSGAATAELAWALMLASRRHLVAEANRLRAGLWQGTLGQELRGQRLGVWSYGRIGKQVANYGRAFGMKVWVWGGPGSTAQARQDGIEVAPNRESFFADSDVLTLHLRLGASTQAAIGAADLARMKTTALIVNTSRAELIAPGALETALRAGRPGYAAVDTFESEPILGADHPLLHLPNALCTPHLGFVEKDNYEAYFGTAFDNINAFCAGTPTHLVNPEVLRTEG from the coding sequence ATGCGTATTGCCATCCCCGACGACTACCAGGACTGCGTACGCAGCCTGGATTGCTTTGCCCGGCTCGCCGGCCACGACGTCGCCATCTACCACGACAACGTCAAGGACGTCGACGCGCTGGCCGAACGCTTCCGCGATGCCGAAGCCATCGTCCTGACGCGCGAACGCACGCAGGTCGGCGCGGACCTGCTGCGCCGCCTGCCCCAGCTGCGCCTGATCAGCCAGATCGGCAAGGTGGCGCCGCATCTGGACGTGGCGGCATGCACCGCGCATGGCGTGGCGGTCGCCGAAGGCTCCGGCTCCGGCGCGGCCACGGCCGAACTCGCCTGGGCCTTGATGCTGGCCAGCCGCCGGCACCTCGTCGCGGAAGCGAATCGCCTGCGCGCCGGCCTGTGGCAGGGAACGCTGGGACAGGAACTGCGCGGCCAGCGCCTGGGTGTCTGGAGCTACGGCCGCATCGGCAAGCAGGTGGCCAATTACGGCCGAGCCTTCGGCATGAAGGTCTGGGTGTGGGGCGGCCCGGGCTCCACCGCCCAGGCGCGCCAGGACGGTATCGAGGTCGCGCCCAACCGCGAGTCGTTCTTCGCCGACAGCGATGTCCTGACCCTGCATCTGCGCCTGGGGGCGTCGACACAGGCCGCCATCGGCGCGGCCGATCTCGCGCGCATGAAAACCACCGCGCTGATCGTCAATACCAGCCGCGCGGAGCTGATCGCGCCCGGCGCGCTGGAAACCGCGCTGCGCGCCGGCCGGCCCGGATACGCCGCGGTCGACACCTTCGAATCGGAACCCATCCTGGGGGCGGACCATCCCCTGCTGCACCTGCCCAATGCGCTTTGCACGCCACACCTGGGCTTCGTCGAGAAGGACAACTACGAGGCTTACTTCGGCACGGCCTTCGACAACATCAACGCCTTCTGCGCGGGCACGCCCACGCATCTCGTGAACCCGGAAGTGCTGCGCACCGAAGGCTGA